The proteins below come from a single Mus caroli unplaced genomic scaffold, CAROLI_EIJ_v1.1 scaffold_10999_1, whole genome shotgun sequence genomic window:
- the LOC110288037 gene encoding serine/threonine-protein phosphatase PP1-gamma catalytic subunit-like — protein sequence MADIDKLNMDSIIQLLLEVRGSKPGKNVQLQENEIGGLCLKSREIFLSQPILLELEAPLKICGDIHGQYYDLLRLFEYGGFPPESNYLLLGDYMDRGKQSLETICLLLAYKIKYPENFFLLRGNHECTSINRIYGFYDECKRRYNIKLWKTSTDCFNCLRIAAIVDEKIFCCHRGLSPDLQSMEQIRQIMRPTDVPDQALLCDLLWSHPDKDVLGWGENDRGVSFTFGAEVVAKFLHKHDLNLICGAHQVVEDGYEFFAKRQLVTLFSAPNYCGEFDNAGAMMSVDETLMCSSQILKPEEKKSPMPRDLSHHHGLDQA from the exons ATGGCAGATATCGACAAACTCAACATGGACAGCATCATCCAACTGCTACTGGAAGTGAGAGGGTCCAAGCCAGGCAAGAATGTCCAGCTCCAGGAGAACGAGATAGGAGGACTCTGCCTGAAGTCTCGGGAGATCTTCCTCAGTCAGCCTATCCTTTTAGAACTTGAAGCACCACTCAAGATATGTGGTGACATCCACGGGCAGTACTATGATTTGCTCCGTCTGTTTGAATACGGTGGCTTCCCTCCAGAGAGCAACTATTTGCTTCTTGGGGACTATATGGACAGGGGCAAGCAGTCCCTGGAGACGATCTGCCTCTTGCTGGCCTACAAAATCAAGTATCCGGAGAACTTCTTTCTTCTCAGAGGGAACCACGAGTGCACCAGCATCAATAGGATCTACGGATTTTATGATGAGTGTAAAAGAAGATACAACATTAAGCTGTGGAAAACATCCACGGACTGTTTTAACTGCTTGCGGATAGCAGCCATCGTGGACGAGAAGATATTCTGCTGTCATAGAGGTTTATCACCAGATCTTCAATCTATGGAGCAGATTCGGCAAATTATGAGACCAACTGACGTACCAGATCAAGCTCTTCTTTGTGATCTTTTGTGGTCTCACCCCGATAAAGATGTCTTAGGCTGGGGTGAAAATGACAGAGGAGTGTCCTTCACATTTGGTGCAGAAGTGGTTGCAAAATTTCTCCATAAGCATGATTTGAATCTTATATGTGGAGCCCATCAGGTGGTTGAGGATGGCTATGAGTTTTTTGCAAAGAGGCAGTTAGTCACTCTGTTTTCTGCACCCAACTACTGTGGAGAGTTTGACAATGCAGGCGCCATGATGAGTGTGGATGAGACCCTCATGTGTTCCTCCCAGATTTTAAAGCCTGAAGAGAAAAAGAGCCCAATGCCACGAGACCTGTCACACCACCACGGG TTGGATCAGGCCTGA
- the LOC110288038 gene encoding zinc finger protein 431-like: protein MGVVTYDDVYVNFTREEWALLDSSQKNLYRDVMLETYRNLAAIGYSWEDHNTEEHFRSSRRRGRHEKSHIEEKPSEFTQCGKVFAYQSHPQGHQQIHTVEKPYEIIQYLEAFAYHSSLQIHKRTHGGDKSYKYNQCGKAFVCHNSLQRYKRVHTGEKPYEYNHCGTDFAQHSHLQQHERMHTVKCKQSGKDFACYTNLQVYQRTHTGEKPYECIFCDKTFIHHSHLERHERIHTGEKPYECNQCGKAFSQNSSLQLHKRTHTGEKPYECKQCGKSFACQSGLQQHKKTHHGEKSYECKRCGKAFACQSDLQQHKRTHTGEKSYECNQCDKAFTLRCHLRRHQRIHTVEKPYKCNQCGKFFAQSNHFVRHKRTHTGEKPYECNQCDKAFACQTSLLYHKRTHSGXKLYGCXECGKXFVXQSYLQIHKRTHTGEKPFECDQCDKAFAQNSHLLTHKRTHTGEKPYECEQCGKAFASNSNLQVHKKTHTGEKPYECKQCGKSFGXXSGLQKHKRTHTGEKPYECNQCDKAFACQTSLLNHKKTHTGEKPYECSECGKAFVLHSYLQIHKRTHTGEKPFQCDQCDKAFARNTLLLKHKRIHTGQKPYGCKQCGKAFANHSNLQVHKRTHTGEKPYECKQCGKPFNCQSGLQYHKRTQHIQERNPVTVINVI from the exons GGTGTTGTGACCTATGATGATGTATATGTGAACTTCACTCGGGAAGAGTGGGCTTTGCTGGATTCTTCTCAGAAGAATCTCTACagagatgtgatgctggagacctacagGAATCTTGCTGCTATAG GCTACAGTTGGGAAGACCATAATACTGAAGAACATTTTCGAAGTTCTAGAAGACGTGGAAG GCATGAAAAAAGTCATATTGAAGAGAAGCCCTCTGAATTTACTCAATGTGGTAAAGTCTTTGCATATCAGAGCCATCCTCAAGGGCATCAACAAATTCATACTGTTGAGAAACCCTATGAAATTATTCAATATCTTGAGGCCTTTGCATATCACAGTAGTCTCCAAATACATAAGAGAACACATGGTGGAGACAAATCTTATAAGTAcaaccaatgtggtaaagcctttgtatGTCACAATTCTCTTCAAAGGTATAAAAGAGTTCATACAGGTGAGAAACCTTATGAATATAATCACTGTGGTACTGACTTTGCACAACACAGTCATCTTCAACAGCATGAAAGGATGCATACTGTTAAATGTAAGCAAAGTGGAAAAGACTTTGCATGTTATACTAATCTCCAAGTATATCAAAGAAcgcatactggagagaaaccttatgaatgtataTTCTGTGATAAAACCTTTATACATCACAGTCATCTTGAAaggcatgaaagaattcatactggggagaaaccctatgaatgtaaccaatgCGGTAAAGCCTTTTCACAAAACAGCAGTCTCCaattacataaaagaacacatactggagagaaaccctatgaatgtaagcaatgtggtAAATCCTTTGCATGTCAGAGTGGTCTCCAACAGCATAAAAAAACACATCATGGAGAGAAATCCTATGAATGTAAGcgatgtggtaaagcctttgcatgtcaAAGTGATCTGCAAcagcataaaagaacacatactggagagaagtcCTATGAATGTAACCAGTGTGATAAAGCCTTTACTCTTCGCTGTCATCTTCGAAGGCATCAAAGAATTCATACTGtagagaaaccctataaatgtaatcaatgtggtaaattCTTTGCACAAAGCAACCATTTTGTAcgacataaaagaacacatactggagagaaaccttatgaatgtaatcaatgtgataaagcctttgcaTGTCAAACTAGTCTCCtgtatcataaaagaacacattctgGAGANAAACTCTATGGCTGTANTGAATGTGGCAAANCCTTTGTANTTCAAAGTTATCTTCagatacataaaagaacacatactggagagaaaccctttgAATGTGACCAGTGTGATAAGGCATTTGCACAAAACAGTCATCTCCTAACACATAAAaggacacatactggagagaaaccctatgaatgtgagcaatgtggcaaagcctttgcaaGTAATAGTAATCTCCAAGTGCATAAAAAAAcgcacactggagagaaaccctatgaatgtaagcagTGTGGTAAATCCTTTGGGTNTCANAGTGGTCTGCAAAAGCATAAacgaacacatactggagagaaaccctatgaatgtaatcagtgtgatAAGGCATTTGCATGTCAAACTAGTCTCCTGAATCataaaaaaacacacactggTGAGAAGCCATATGAATGTAgtgaatgtggtaaagcctttgtacTTCACAGTTatcttcaaatacataaaaggacacatactggagagaaaccctttcAATGTGaccaatgtgataaagcctttgctCGAAACACTCTTCtcctaaaacataaaagaatacatactggacAGAAACCCTATGGATGCAagcaatgtggcaaagcctttgcaaATCACAGTAatctccaagtacataaaagaacacatactggagagaaaccctatgaatgtaagcagTGTGGTAAACCCTTCAATTGTCAAAGTGGTCTGcaatatcataaaagaacacaacacatacaggagagaaaccctgtgaCTGTAATCAATGTGATATAG